Sequence from the Haloarcula sp. H-GB4 genome:
CTTGCGCTCTTCCACAGTGCCACTCACGCCTCAACACCCTGGACAAGATCACCGACGAGCGACCCACCAACGTGTGGCCCAGCGTCCCACCCTGTTTCAAAATGTTGGTCAGTTAGTCGAGTGATGTGCCATAGACATTTGCTATGGTGGGGGAGGAGAATACAGGGCACATCACGGTACACGAGTTCTCTGACTGATCGTTAGGATTAAATAACGAACTCGCCTGTCATTGAGTCACTTCCTGACCTACGATGAACGTCTCATTCAGACTCTCGATACGCAAACCAGAGATCATCAATTTTCAATCGTGAATCGATCACTGCTTATCCCCGTCGCGTGCATCCTTCTCCTGTTATTGGCAGGCTGCTCAAGTACTCCGGACTCGGTCGGAACAGAAAACACGAGTGTGCAGGAAGCCGACGGTAAACTGACAGACGAAAAAAAGAACCAGACGAACGATACCAGTAACAGCCGGACTGAAGACACCGTTACATACCCTTCGGGGACGGACGAACGGCAGATTACGAATGTCTCCATGCTGTTCCAAGAACACTACCGCGTGCTTCTCGGTAGCGATTACGAGGCGAGGTTTGACTTCACTGGCGATTACTATCTCAGAGACGCTGGACAGTACTCCGAAGTCACCCAGATATGGACGATACAGAGCGATCTCGACGACAGAGACCGAATGTTCGCGCAGACAAATACATTCGGTGATGGCAACATCTCCAGCCGAACCTGGTACGATGACGGAGGCGTTCTATATGTGCAGGCAGGTGGACAGTCCGCCGACGGGACTGAGCATGAGCCGTACTACTACGTCGACCGGCAGTGGACGGAGTACGGATTTGACGTGCACCATACCATGTTCACCCGTATGGTAAAATACCCAGTCTACGACCGATTCTTCACCGAACACACTCCCCGTCACTCCAACACTGTCGTCCAAGATGGCGACACCTATCACGTCTACACGGTTCCGAAGGCCGAAGATGATACGTCCGGGCGCATCCTTGTCAGAGAGGACGGGTTCATCAAGTCCATCCAGATCAATACGACAGTTGACGACCATAGAGCGACGTTTTCGAGAACTGTGACGTTACGCGATGATGTCAACATTGATGAACCGGATTGGAAACAGAAAGCGATACAGGCTGAACAACGACACAACAGCGGCAGTGGCGGAGGTGACACGGCTGCTGACGGGTGCGGCACGAACGACGGAGATCCAGATTACAACGAAGACAATGATCGTGACAATGACGGCCTCTGTGACGAGAGCTGATCTCCGGTGGGGTAGTGTTTTGCTCACTTACACCGTCGATACCACGTGCTGATACCCGGCCTGTGACGGCGTCGGTTGTAACGGCAACTCAGCCTGCGCTAACTCCTAGAGCACTTCTAGCGGGAGACCCCCCGGACCACATGACACAGCATCCAATGTCCACTGAACGTACTGACTCGCGCTCGGCGCAAGCACGTCCACGGACTCAGTCGCTACGTCATCCTGAATCGCCCGAGCAGCACGCCGCACTCGCTTGCAATCTTCCACAGTCCAACTCATGCTTCCACCGCCCGAACGAGATCCCCGACCAATAACCCGCCGACGTCCGGGCCGATATCCCACACTCGGTCACCACGCGTATATTCGCACCACTCAGCAAGCATCTCGAACGGCGTCTCGGCTAACACAACTTTCTCAGCGTCGCCATCAACCGCCACAACAGCCACGGCAAACTCATAGCTATCCCAGTAGTGGGCTGTACCCTCGCCGTCGACGCCCAGGAAGAGCGGTCGCCCTTGGGTGAGTGTTTCGCAGAGAGTTAGGCAGTACAGACAAAGGATTGACAACTCAGAGGTGACCGAGATGGGGCAGGGACGGTTCTATGTATAAGCTGGTATATGAAGTGAGATGATACTACCGGTGGGTTCAGCATCGTTAAATTGGATATCGCCGTCCAATCGAGACATGATTCGTTTGACTAACCACAACCCCATCCCACTGCTGTGTGTCAACGAATCAATGTTATCTTTCCCTGAAATCACGCTTCGTTCTTCCGGTGGGATTCCCGGCCCGTTATCTATAATTTGGAGTTCAACCATCGTGGCGTGTTTTGTTGCCGTTATCTTCACCTGTGCTGGCGCGTCGCCAGTATGTACAATTGCGTTCTCGACGAGTTCTTCGATGCCCCGTTGTAACTCAGGGATCAATAGTAGCTGTACGTCCGCCGGGACTTCGACTGTAATCTCTACGTCTGGATACTCTGTCATCACTCGTTTGACAGCGGTATCCACAACATCGGCGATGTTGAGGTAGGTTGGATCGGATGGGTTTACAAGAATTTCAACGATTTCGCGCTGCTTGTCAGCCTGTTCAAGGATGCGATCGGCTACTTTGTCAATCGTCATAGCTAATTCTGCTACCTGATCTGAGCCCTGATCTTGAATCATCTCCGCGTGACCCAGAATCACGTTCAACTCGTTGTGAAGGGTGTGCCGTAGCATCCGATCAAGGGACGCAATATGTTGTTCTCGCTCGATCTGGTCAGTCAGATCATGCATCGTCGCAACGATCCCCTCAATCTGCCCAGTGTCGTCTTCAAGCGGATAATATCGGATATCAAACGTGCGGTCTGCTCGTGCCGGTCGTGTTCGTGCCATCCGGTATTGGACTGTCTCGCCATCAAACGCTTGCTCCAAGTATGGTTCGACCGTCTCGTAGGTCTCTGAGCCGATGCCGTCGCCGAGCGTCATCTCGGTCAGCGACTCGTTATCGAGGCCGTGGAAGTCGCGGTATGCCTCATTAGCAAAGAGATAGTGCTTTTCTTCACCGATTGCGGCGATCAACTCCTCGGAACCTTCAACCGCAGATTCGTACTGCCGAAGCTTGAACTCCCGCTCCTTACGGTCGGAAATATCCTGCTGAATGGCGACGTACGCCTCGGTTTCACCATTGTCGTCAGTTAATGGTGCAATCGTTTGGTGCGCATAGTACACATCACCTGATTTCCGTTGGTCTTGAATCTCTTCCTCCCAGACGTCTCCACTGGAGATTGTCGACCACAATCGCTCGTAGTACTCATCGGACATTTCGCCAGATTTGAGTATACGCGGAGTCTGGCCAACAATCTCCTCGCTTTCGTAGCCGGTGGCCCGCTCGAAGGCTGGGTTTACGTACGTGATAGTGCCATCCGGATCGGTCATATAGATCGAGTGGCCAGCCGATTCGACCGCTCGCTGGAACCGACGAAGCATCTGGTGGTATTCGACGCGTTCGGTCATGTTCTCTTGGAACCCGATGTAGTTTGTGACCTCGCCCGTACTGTCGGTAACTGGTGCAATTGTCACGCGATTCCAGAACTCCGTTCCATCTTTGCGGTAGTTCTGCAGTTCCACAGTCACGGGTTCTTCAGCGTCGATGGCCTCACGCATCTCGGCGACTGGGCTAGGATCGGTGTTCTCACCTTGGAGAAATCGAGTGTTTTGACCGACTACATGTTCTTGCTGATAGCCGGTCAATTCTGAGAACTTGTCGTTCGCGTAGACGAGCGGATTGTCCGGTTGGTTGGCATCAGCTATCGTGATGCCGATGGGCGCTTCGTCGATGGCCCGCTTCGTGAGGCGCAGTTCTTTCTGTTGACTAACATCCCGACAAATGAGAATGACTGCCGGTGCTTCGGCCCACATCACTCTGGCTGCGGTAATCTCAACTGGGATCTGTACTCCATTGGCAGCGATGAGTTTCCCGTTACAGTGGTCGAGAGTCCGAGAACCGGACTGTACTGCATCAAGGAAATAACTGATAGAAGTATCGTCGCCTGAGAGGAGAACGTCCGCTACAGAGTCGTTCGATATCTGACTGCGGTCGCCGCCGTAGATATCAGTTACTCCACTGTCGTTGAGATACGCTATTTCGCCGTCCTGAACGATGGCAATGGTATCGTGTGCAGCGTTGAGGAGTGTTTTGGCTCGTGCTTCCGTATCGACGACATCACGCTGGTTGCGGTAGTATCTGACTGCATCGGTGATGAGTGTCGCAAGGTGATCCCACGGATTCTCGTGCCGTTCTTTGACGATATAATCGGTGACGCCAGCAGAAATAGCACGACTGGCGACCGCTTCGCTCCCCTCGCTTGTAAATAGCATAAACGGAAGTGTCGGGGCCTGTGCACGCACCGCTTCAAGAAACGTGACGCTATCCGCATCTGGCAGGTCGTGATCGCTGACAATGCAATCAATCTGTGTCTCCCTTCCCAATATATCAATAGCTTCTCCGGCCGACACTGCAGATACGACCCGGATATCGCCGTGATCTGGAAGCACACGTTCACAGGCGGTGGCAAATTCCTTGTCGGCTGTAACTATCAAGACGCGAATTAGATCCACGATTCTATACACTACCAAACCTCTGTCTCTCAATCAAGTTGGCTATTCTCTCTTTGGTATCTCTGAACGTGTCATAGAACCATCCTCACGAGATTTGTTCCATCGATATTCGACTGAAGCACCAGTTCGGTAAGCACGCACACTGAGCAGTTGATTCGCTTGATCAAGCTTGAAATAAGACAACTTCGGTAGTAACGACTTATTATATATCTGGTAATCGGCCAGCAATGCCCTTACGAATTATTCAGTACCTGTCAGTACCGGCGCGACCGATACAGAGGATGGTTGTAACACCCAAGTTACGTTCAACTCGCCTGAGCCAACCCTAAGTCACATTTGCATAGTTACAACCACCACAAGCAGCAATTCATTTATATCACATTGAAATACTGAAGGCTAGCAATCAGCAGGATAGAAACAATCAACACAGCTTTCAGCAGCCATGATGGGACATCTTTCCGGATTCTGAAGGCCCAGTCCATACAGTTCAATGATACTTTCGGTAATTATATTTCACGAAAGAGTTCTTCGCTACGGGGACAAGAAAGTACGCCACCCCTCCAATCAGTCCTGTCACGACCCCACTAAAGACGGCTAGAAACCCCGGTTCCAGCTCGCCGACCGGTCCCGCCGTCGTACGCTGTGCAGCCTCAGTCATGTCCCTGTAGCCGCCCGCTCGTGGGTGGTTCTCGACCGGCGTGGATCCAGTGTACAGCGGACGGTCTTACTCATGCTCTCAGCCCCTGAACGAGATCGTCAACGAGCGACCCACCGACGTGTGGGCTGATATCCCAGCCGCGTTCGTTGTTCGTGTACTCACACCACTGTGCGAGTGTTTCAAACGGCGTCTCGGCGAGTACGACTTTCTCGGCGTCGCCATTGGTCGCAACAACGGCCGTCGCGAACTCGTAGCTGTCCCAGTAGTGGGCTACGCCTTCACCGTCGACGCCCAAGAACAGGGGGCGACCCTGGGTGAGGAGTTCGTGAGCGGGACGGTCAGTACAAAACGGATATTTATTAGCGCTGTTACGACGAAAACCGAGTGTCAAGAAGATATTTATTCTGCGGACCACCCACCGCTATTATGACTTCTAGAAGTGGATCTTGGTTCCACGGCTACGTATCATGGTATCTTCGAGCTGTTATTTGGTTCGTACAAACTGCCATCGTGGGGGCGGTTTTGCTAGTCATTCTCGGGACGGAAGGATTACTCGGAACAGTCGGGACTGTTTTGGCTGGACTTCTCACCGCACTCCTCCTTTTCAGACAGGTAGATATGCACATTCAACAGGAGATGAAAAACTGAGCTTACCGACACCGCGGTCCATATGTATGTGTGCTGAACGTTAATATCAGTAAGTTGAACCCCACTCCTATCTAGCAAACGCACTGACCGTGCTTGAAGCGGGTATTCCGTTACTGAACTGTCGACACAAGCCCAGAGTGGCGGCGACCTTTCTGGAACGACTCGACCCAGGCGAGGCACAGGCCGTAGCCGTTGCAGAGACCGTCGATGGGACCGTCATCACTGACGACGGCGATGCTCGCACAATCGCGACCCAACGAGACATCAGGTTAGCCGGATCGATCGGCCTCCTCGTCCGTTTTGTCGAGAGCACTCTGATTTCTGCGGCGAGTGCAGATACGCATCTCAAATGCTGGATCGACGAAGCCGGGTTCCACTCGCCTGCCCGCGAGTTTGAGACATTCCTCTCGAACTGGGACCGGTTTCGTTCCAGCAGCTCCTGAACGACGCCAGCCAATAGTCTAATCCGCCGTGGACTGGTGTTGCTGAACACGCTCAGCAATGGCAGACTGGAACGCAGATAGCGAGGCGACAAACTCGCCATCCACGAATAGATCCACATATGCCTCGCGGGCCACATTGGCGACGAGCCGGTCACGTATTGTGTCGACAGTCACCGAGTGTCCATCTGCCTGCAGCTCAGCAATCGTCTGCTCGATTCGCTTGTCAGTCGCATACTCCGCTGCTAAATCCACCGCTGCCTGTGGTTCGGGAGCAGTCACTGTGTTTTGTTCTCGACACCATTCGGCGGCACGCCCACCGGATTTGTCTCGGATCAGCACACCAGCGGCGTGCCCCTCTCGCCACTCTGACTCAGGGAATCCAACTTGGTCTTCATACCGAGCGAAATCAGCGTGTACAGCGGCCAGCTCCTTTTCAATGGCTGGTAGCGTCGGCAACCCCAACTGCTTGAATACGCCAGCCGCCGCATCCGGCGGGAGAAACTGGTCCTTACGATCGGACCAGATGTCGATGCCGACGAACGCCGGGACTGTGTGCCAGTCGTACTCGACCCCCTTATTTCGAGTGGCAATCCCGCAAAACGTCACATCACTTGGGTCGTCCGTAGCCGCTGCAAGTGCGTCACGGTCCAGTCGCTCGTTGATTAGTTCGGCTGCCAGACGGAACTGCGGTGGGACAGTGGCGGGTGTATCGAAAGATTGCTGGGCTGTAGCGAACGTGACCAGCCCCGACGCCGTCACTTGAAACCGGAACTTCCCACCGGTGGGGAGTTCTTGCACCCAGACGTGTCCAGAGAACTCAACCTCGTCAAGCGCGGGCGTCTCGGGACACTGCTTCACGTTGCAACCCACACAGGCTACGATAGTAAAGGAGGTGGGCTACTCCGATGCAATTGGACGCCCTGCGGTTCTCCGCGTCCAGTAGTGGTCTCACATAGGACCGTCCGTGAGGTCGGCCAGAGGGCAGTACTGCTCAACTCTGGAATTACACCAGTGATCGGTTCTCTCCGCTCGCAACTGTCTCATCAAAACGCACGTAGCGATACATGTTGAGTGGATCGTTGAGGCTCGCCTCGATAACCTGCTTCTGACTGTCGGCTAACTCCGCAACTGGAACGAGGGTCAGTGGGATGTTGCGTCAGGAAGTATCCGCTCGCCATGCCATCGAGCGTGACCCTCAATACTGACCCCGATTCCAGTATCGTGGATTCGAACACTGAGTGAGCAGCCTGATATCGAAGCCTATGAGATCGGTAATCAGACCTAATGCTGGGATGTACAACGCTCAAACGTACTTTTGAGCGTTCGTAGCTACAGGTGAACCACTCACCGCGGGTTACATAGACCCGACTCAAAATAGGTCGATAACAGCACTAAGAGCAAAACCGACCCCCAGTGCAAGCGTTGAGTAAAGGGCATATCTGCTGGTAGCGCGAAAAACACCGGAAAGCATTATGCCGATTGAACAACCGAAGAGGAGACCATGAATTACCGTCTCCTCACTGCCGACCGGCGCTGATGATGCGACGACGTCAACGAGGATTATGCCAGCGAAGCCGAGCAAAAAGAGGGTCCCATCTCGCCGTATGTTCCGTTCTTGCCGCTGAATCATACAGTACTGTTGAAATGATACTTGAATAGGCTTTGTCACTCTTTTTGCTAAGCTCGCTCGCTTACTGAGCAGTTGTTTCAGGGAAGTACCCGAGCAATAACCTCTGTGGCTTCATGGATGCACTCGGCTACGGGGTAGGGATCGCTGGGATCACCCTGTTACTGCGCGGCGTGTATCGCTTGGTGACTGGGGAAGCCGACGCACGAGTTGATGAGCGGTAAAGTGTCCGTTTGCGGCTATAGCTTCGACCCGGCTGCAGGTTCGGCCACGACCAATTCTGGCCAACATGATGATTTGCGGCCTGTGAGCTACCGAGGAAACAGATAGCAAGCCGATTTGAGTCATTCTGGTTGATCACAAGAGTTCCGAATTTTCGGTCGTTTCTGGGACACCGAGAAGATATTTATTCAAATGAGCAGTCATTTCCCATATGAATCGTCGAGCGCTCCTTGCGGGACTGGGCTCAGTAGTTTCTCTTTCATGTGCTGGCTGCAGTGCACCTTCATCTGATTCACAGACAACTTCTCACCATAGGGATACACCTACCCCTGAGACAGAAACGACGGGCTCTGAGTTCGATCCCGCGGTTGAGCCAACGCTCCGACTTGGGGCTGCATCCGGGCTTACATTCGAGGTATCGCCAAGTCGAGAGTACGAATATCTCGAAGAGAACAACAGTGTCCGGATTACATGGGACGCAGGAGACAGCAGTACAATGCCATTTGCACGGTGGGGAACGCATCGAGCTGTTGACCATGCATCAGACCGACTACAGACTCTCCTAGACGAGAAGTCGCTTACCGGAACGGGCATTAGTGTTGGCCAGGGGCGCTTCGAGTTATCGGACATCGACGTGCCCGCTGATGAGGAGCCACCAACAGACGCAGAATTCAAACGTGCCGTGCCACTTGGCCCCATGGTCTTTCATCAACATCACTATTCACGTGATGGGCTACTCTTATCAGAACCCGATATCAATTTTCAAAAGATCGTTGCGAATACGCCTCGGGTTATGGAGATCACCGTGCTGTTCCCCGAGCAAGAATACACTGCCATCTTGCCTGTCGTATGCGATAGAGGATGGATACGGGATGAATGAAGAGGCGTTATTGCGGTACTCGACGGTGTAACCCGCAATAAGAGAGTCACTGATACGCAATGCAGCCACAACTTGTTCGGCAGGGTTAACCAACACGTCCGGGCGGACATGACCGGTTGTTGGTTAATGCTTTACCACCGTTCGCTTCGTATCCTCGGTACCTGGGCTGGGCCATCGGAGGAATCGGTGTCTAATCCCGTCAACGTACCTTGCTAAACGGCGGCTTGCGAATCGTGAGTTTACCTGCTGGGTCGACGATAATCGATGTCTTGTGTCGGCCATAGTCGTCGTCCTTCGTGACTGTCCATTGCGTCGATGCACTGGATCCGTTCGCAAGCTCAGCAGTAATGCGATACTCACCCCGTCGGTATGTAACACTATCCTGCAAGATACCCGAAGTAGGGCCGAGAGTGTATTCAGTGGAAAATGCCTCAGCAGGAGTGAACGCGCCGAGAAAATCCACTATCACCGATAGTTCATGGGCGTTTGTATCCAGATTATACACTCGATAGCCTGTCGATGAGCCCTCACCGGGTTGTTCGACGTTCTCACCCGGTTCCTCGGCCGAAAACACATCTTTGTAATCCCGGTGTCGACTGTCGAGATCCTCAATTCGAACCGTCAGCCTATCGCCTACGAAGTAGACTGCCGGGCCTTGTCCGTGATCGGCGTGGCCCCCATCAGCGTAATTAGCGTACCCAGTACACGCTGCAAGGGCGTAGTGACCGCCACGAGCGCCAGTATCGTACACACCCGTACAATCGACCGAGACGGTCTCTGCATCGGATTCGTGGAGCGAGTTGTACACTCTCGCATATTCGAACTCTCGAACGTACGAAGAGATGGTTTCAGGACTCAGGCTGTCGGGGCGGTCAGGATACGACTTCGGACCATCTGGAGTTTCGCCAAAGGTTCCGGAGTCGTCATATGAAACGGGCGTCCTAGCATTTTTATCCGTGATTGGGGAGGTACATCCCGCAAGGTACGTGCTGAACGTGACGAGTCCTGTCTGGAGTACCGTTCGCCGGGAGGGCACAGTGGTTCGGTAGAATTCGGTTCCGGTGATAAGTTTTCTGTCGGTGAATACACGCCACCTGTGCTGATTATAGAGGCTTGGTCTATCGCGGTACCAATCGCAGGGACTACCCACGTTATTGTGTGAAGAACTCCACATCGAAGTCGGGCCCCAAGCTGATTATCAGAGACTTACTTGTCTTGCCAGTCGGATTCCATTGAGTGGTGTGTGGATCGCTCTGTTGCTCCGTCTCGGTGGACTCGAACATGACTGTTACCTCATATTCACCGGGAGGAACGACATCGGTGAGCGTCGAACGATAGGACGTTGTTGGTGGTTGTCTGGTTCGCGTCTGATAGACGGTTTGCGGGTCCGAAAGTAGTCCTCCCTCGCTCTGAATAGAGATCTCTTTCCACACTTCCTGGCCGATCTGATTAGCAATCTGGATGTTGCCACTCTCAGACGAAGAGAACGAACACCCAGAAAGTGGAACAACTCCAGCAGCAGCGACGATAACGGACCGCCGTTTCATTACGAGCCGTTACTCGGCTGGGGCCTAAGTGAGTAATCGTTCCAACCCGTCTGTGACCGACTCGCACTACTCGCTCACAAGCCAGTGTAACCTCCGACCGACCACGCCAGACCCGCTACTCAACACAGCACTATCTACAATAATTGTCTCGGGAATATCGGCAAGAACTGTCCCGGTTCCAAGGACTATGACGG
This genomic interval carries:
- a CDS encoding PAS domain S-box protein; amino-acid sequence: MYRIVDLIRVLIVTADKEFATACERVLPDHGDIRVVSAVSAGEAIDILGRETQIDCIVSDHDLPDADSVTFLEAVRAQAPTLPFMLFTSEGSEAVASRAISAGVTDYIVKERHENPWDHLATLITDAVRYYRNQRDVVDTEARAKTLLNAAHDTIAIVQDGEIAYLNDSGVTDIYGGDRSQISNDSVADVLLSGDDTSISYFLDAVQSGSRTLDHCNGKLIAANGVQIPVEITAARVMWAEAPAVILICRDVSQQKELRLTKRAIDEAPIGITIADANQPDNPLVYANDKFSELTGYQQEHVVGQNTRFLQGENTDPSPVAEMREAIDAEEPVTVELQNYRKDGTEFWNRVTIAPVTDSTGEVTNYIGFQENMTERVEYHQMLRRFQRAVESAGHSIYMTDPDGTITYVNPAFERATGYESEEIVGQTPRILKSGEMSDEYYERLWSTISSGDVWEEEIQDQRKSGDVYYAHQTIAPLTDDNGETEAYVAIQQDISDRKEREFKLRQYESAVEGSEELIAAIGEEKHYLFANEAYRDFHGLDNESLTEMTLGDGIGSETYETVEPYLEQAFDGETVQYRMARTRPARADRTFDIRYYPLEDDTGQIEGIVATMHDLTDQIEREQHIASLDRMLRHTLHNELNVILGHAEMIQDQGSDQVAELAMTIDKVADRILEQADKQREIVEILVNPSDPTYLNIADVVDTAVKRVMTEYPDVEITVEVPADVQLLLIPELQRGIEELVENAIVHTGDAPAQVKITATKHATMVELQIIDNGPGIPPEERSVISGKDNIDSLTHSSGMGLWLVKRIMSRLDGDIQFNDAEPTGSIISLHIPAYT